The nucleotide sequence CGAATGAGAATTAATGATGATCTTATAACAAAGCACGATGTTTGTTCATTATTAGATAGAATAATACCCAAAATTAATATAGTTGCCAAAACAGAAGGTTACCAGCATCCAACTTTTTTTGAAGTTATTACAACTATGGCATATCTGTATTTTTTTGAAAATAATGTTGATTTTGCAATTATGGAAGCGGGGTTGGGTGGAAGACTTGATGCCACCAATGTTTGCAAATCAATTATTTCAGTTATTACTCATATAGACTATGATCATACAGATAGATTGGGAAATACACTTTCAGAGATTGCCAATGAAAAAGGTGAGATTATTAAGAATAATTCACTTACAATTAATGCCCGGCAATATCCGGAAGCTCAAAAAATAATTGAGCATATTGCCCGGAAAAGAAGAACCAAATTATACTCAGTCGGAATTGAAATTAACTCAGATATAATTTCTTCAAATATTGATGGTAATGTCTTTCATTATTCAGGAATTTGTAATAAATATCAAAGTTTACACATACCCCTGGCAGGAAGATATCAAATAGAGAATGCCTCAATGGCTATAGGGGCTACAGAGTTGTTAAATAAAATGGGTTTCAAAATCAGAGAACAGGCAATTTATACCGGACTCCATGAAAGTAGATGGCCTGGCAGGTTTGAGATTATTCAAAGGGAACCTATGATAATTCTTGATGGTGCGCATAATCCCAATGGAGTTACAAGATTTGTTGAAGATTTAAAGAAATATTTTCCAAATAAAAAAATAATCGCTGTGTTAGGTGCTTTTAGCGATAAAGATTATTCTAATATACTTAAAATTAT is from Atribacterota bacterium and encodes:
- a CDS encoding bifunctional folylpolyglutamate synthase/dihydrofolate synthase, which produces MKNYDQSIEYIYGLTKFGVKLGLKNVSCLLSLFDNPHLKTKVIHIAGTNGKGSTAAMLLSILKHAGFRVGLYTSPHLIHFQERMRINDDLITKHDVCSLLDRIIPKINIVAKTEGYQHPTFFEVITTMAYLYFFENNVDFAIMEAGLGGRLDATNVCKSIISVITHIDYDHTDRLGNTLSEIANEKGEIIKNNSLTINARQYPEAQKIIEHIARKRRTKLYSVGIEINSDIISSNIDGNVFHYSGICNKYQSLHIPLAGRYQIENASMAIGATELLNKMGFKIREQAIYTGLHESRWPGRFEIIQREPMIILDGAHNPNGVTRFVEDLKKYFPNKKIIAVLGAFSDKDYSNILKIIVPHADHIILTMANNPRATPTDVLARETLKYISREKIVETVSVDSAIHKALNMAKKNDIVCVTGSLYTVGEAKAYFLEKIKSK